The following DNA comes from cyanobiont of Ornithocercus magnificus.
TCGTCTGATCTTCCAGTACGCCTCTTTCAACAACAGCCGCAGCCTGCACTTCTTCCTAGCTGCCTGGCCGGTTGTAGGCATCTGGTTCACCGCTCTCGGCGTGAGCACCATGGCTTTCAACCTGAACGGTTTCAACTTCAACCAGTCCATCCTCGATGGTCAGGGCCGCGTCCTGAACACCTGGGCTGACGTTCTGAACCGCGCCAACCTGGGCATGGAAGTAATGCACGAGCGCAACGCTCACAACTTCCCTCTCGACCTGGCCGCAGCTGAATCCACACCCGTGGCTCTGCAAGCTCCTGCCATCGGCTGAGTTCCTCTCAAAACAAAACCAAACAGCAAGGTTCGGTTTCAGCACACTTGGCTGAGCTGAACCAACCAAGCTGCCAAACAACCCCCTCATCAAGAGGGGGTTTTGTTTTGCTGGCAAGCTTGCAGCTAGCTCCTAAACGCAACGCGCAAGAAACTCCACCCAAAACCCACCTGCAACGCAATGGCTTGCACTAAAATAGCCTTAGGACATAATTTCGCTCTATTGACGGATAATTCAGGGTAAGGTAACTATCTTACTCATGGGAATGTAAATCTATGGGTAGTAGCTTTGGAGATCTATTCCGCATCAGTACCTTTGGAGAGTCTCATGGTGGTGGTATTGGCGTAGTTGTAGAAGGTTGCCCTCCTAGGCTCAAGCTTGACCTTGACTCAATCCAGAGTGAGTTGGATCGTCGTCGCCCTGGTCAAAGCCATATCACTACACAACGGCAGGAAAAAGACCAGATAGAAATCTTGAGTGGTATGGAAGGAGATTGTACACTTGGGACACCTATTGCTATGTTGGTCCGGAACAAAGACCAGAAACCTGAAGACTATTCTACACTCACATCTATTTTTCGACCATCACATGCCGATGCTACTTACTATGCCAAGTATGGTATTAGTGCAAGTACTGGTGGTGGCAGAGCTTCAGCAAGAGAAACTATCGGTCGTGTAGCAGCAGGTGCAATCGCTAAGCAGCTATTGCAGCAGGTAGCCAACACAGAGGTGCTTGCTTGGGTACAACAGATTCACACTCTTGATGCTGTTGTTGATAGCAGCTGTGTCACAAGAGAGAATATTGAGGCAAGTATAGTGCGTTGTCCAGATACAACTATAGCAGAGGAAATGGTAAAGCGTATTGAGGATATTGGTCGCGAGGGTGACTCCTGTGGCGGCGTAATTGAGTGTGTCGTACGCCGTCCACCCATTGGCTTAGGAATGCCAGTGTTTGACAAACTTGAGGCTGATCTGGCTAAAGGTGTGATGTCTCTACCCGCTACTAAGGGATTTGAGATTGGCTCAGGTTTTGGAGGTAGCCGCTTGCGGGGCAGCCAACACAATGATGCCTTTATTCCTAGCCCAGATGGACAGCTCCTTACGGTTACTAACCACTCGGGCGGTATCCAAGGGGGTATTAGTAATAGTCAGCCAATCACGCTGAGGGTAGCTTTCAAGCCTACAGCAACAATTAGCCAGAAACAGAAAACTATTAACTCAGAGGGCAAGGCAACAATATTAGCCGCAAAAGGTCGCCACGACCCTTGTGTTTTGCCCCGCGCTGTGCCAATGGTAGAGGCAATGGTAGCACTTGTACTAGCAGACCATTTGTTGCGTCACCAGGGACAATGTAGTCTTTGGTGATTCATCTCCATACAAGGCTTTAAAAAGAACTCTAAGCGTGTTGCGAGATCCACTTGTAAAGTGATGGGTCTATCCCCCCATCAATAAGTAGTGATTGACCGAGTGCAACTGCATTATGGCCAGCACCAAGCCAGTTATCTAAGTCTGAGACTTTGAGACCACCCGCAGCAATCACAGCAGGTAGTGGTTTTAATGGTGCATGTAGATATCTCCAATAGCGTGGTCCAACTATAGATGCAGGAAATAGCTTTACCAGATTACAGCCTAGTTGGATAGCCTGGTGAATCTCTGTTGGAGAAAGAACCCCTGGCACAAGAAGTAAGCCAAGTTGGTAAGCTAGCTTCTGCAAAGAGTCATCAAGAAAGGGAGATGTGGCGTAAGTTAGACCAGCTTGAACTGCATCACGGACTGCGTCCGCGCAGCATACAGATGTGGCTCCAAGTGAAAAGTCAGGCCAGTGACTCTTCAGAATCTTAATAGAGTTGACCCAACCAGAATCCGGCCTCCAGGCTAGCTCAAGATGTCGTATGCCAGTATTATTTAGGTCATCTAGAAGTTTGACCCAGCTTAGTGGAAATCCTGAAGCTGTAGCTCCAGCATGACAGCCTGGATAAAACACCTCAGCATCAGGTCGTAGAACCACCAGCAGAGGCTGTTTCTGAAGCGAAGTAATTAATGAGGCGGATCCTGGTTGATAGCATCTGCTAGGGTAAAAATGGTTATCAGACGTATTCAGCAACCCGAACATCACGGCGGATCAGGAGTTCCTGCAAGTCCTCAGCATCTACAGTTTCACGCTCTACGAGCATCTCGGCAAGCTCGTCGAGAACTGAGCGATTATCAGTAAGTGCACGAGTGGCACGTTGATAAGCAACCTCAACCAGGTTGGAAACTTCAGCGTCAATCATTGCTGCTGTGTCTTCAGAGAAATCACGTTCTGCTGCTATATCACGACCGAGAAACATGCCTCCTTGAGAACGGCCAAGAGCAATAGGGCCCAATCGGTCACTCATTCCGAAGCGGGTAACCATCTGGCGAGCAACTTGTGCTACCTGCTGTAAATCATTAGAGGCACCGGTAGTTACCTCATCAGCTCCATAGACAATTTCTTCGGCAACTCGTCCTCCAAGTGCAACAGCCATTTGGTTCTGTAGGTAAGTACGAGAATAGAGGCCCGATTCCATCCGCTCTTCACTAGGTGTGAAGAAAGTAAGGCCACCAGCTTGACCGCGCGGAATGATTGAAATTTTCTGGACAGGGTCATAGTCAGGCATAACTGCCCCGACAAGAGCGTGACCAGCTTCGTGGTAAGCCACTAGACGCTTGCGGCGATCACTCATGACACGGTCTTTTTTCTCAGGACCTGCCATAATCCGCTCTATAGCATCACTGATTTCGTCGTTGCTAACCTCGTTCAGCTCGCGGCGGGCTGCTAATATTGCGGCCTCGTTTAGAAGGTTTGATAGATCAGCCCCAGTGTAACCAGGTGTACGGCGAGCAACCTTATCCAGGTCGACATCCTTAGACAAAGTCTTGCCACGAGCGTGAACTTTTAGTATTTGGAGTCTGCCAGCATAGTCAGGACGGTCGACGACAACTTGACGGTCGAAGCGGCCGGGACGCATCAAAGCTGCATCGAGTACGTCTGGGCGGTTGGTAGCAGCGACAATAATTACACCACTATTTCCTTCAAAACCGTCCATCTCTGTGAGCAGCTGATTCAGGGTCTGTTCACGTTCATCATTACCACCACCTAGCCCAGCGCCGCGCTGACGCCCAACAGCATCAATCTCGTCGATGAAAACTATGCAGGGAGCATTTTTCTTAGCCTGCTCGAATAAGTCGCGTACACGACTAGCTCCAACACCGACAAACATCTCAACGAATTCAGAACCTGAAATCGAGAAGAATGGGACTCCTGCCTCACCAGCAACAGCTTTAGCAAGCAGTGTCTTGCCCGTGCCGGGGGGACCTACTAAAAGGACTCCTTTAGGAATCTTGGCACCAACAGCTGTAAAGCGGTCAGGATTTTTTAGAAAGTCGACAACCTCTGTAAGTTCAAGCTTTGCTCCTTCAATCCCTGCAACATCGCCAAAAGTGACTTGTGTAGAAGGTTCCATCTGAACCCGAGCCTTACTTTTGCCAAAATTCATTGCCATATTGCCACCACCACCTTGAGCCCTTCGGAATAGGAAGAAGAGACCACCGAGAAGAAGTAGTGGGAAAATAAGGCTGCCTGCCGCTTGCTGCCAAGCACCAGGACGCCGCGTAGGCTGCACTGCTATATCGACGTTGTGGTCAGTGAGAAGCTTAAGAAGATCACGGTCTGGAGCTAGGTTTACTTCCGCTCTGCGACCGTCATTCTCGATGACCTGGGCTGTACCACGGTCTGGAGAAATTAATACTCGGCTAACCTGGTCTTCTTGTACAGCTTCGATGAAGTCGCTATAGCGAAGTGTCTGAGCTGTGACTGATGGATCAGGACGGTCTAGGAACGCGGTGCCAACGGCGATCACGGCCACCACGAGAAGGACATAGAGTCCGACTTTTCGCCAGCGCTTGTTCAAGGGTTTACAGCCTCTGATGAAGGAATGTTAAACTAGTTTTAGAGGTTTCAGGTTGCTGCACGTAACACCTCAACCACGCTGCGGAAGGCAAACCATTCAGGGATGTCTTCGCCACTACGCAGCAGTTTACGGAATTGAGTACCGCTTAGTTTCTTTACGTGCAGCCCTCGGGCTTTGGCATGCTCAGCAGTCACATACCCCTCTTCATCTGTGTAGACGAGGTTTAAAGAGGGGATAGTCTTCATCATCAGCTCTGGTGCGCAGCTGCTGGCAAATTTCTGAGCATCATACGGACCATAAAAGTCCTCGCCGCTGAGAGAAGACTTGCAACCGGCCATATCGCGGCCAATTATGAAATGACTACATCCATAGTTGCGTCGGATGATCATGTGTTGTAAAGCTTCTCGCGGCCCAGCCATGTGCATCGAGTATGGCAGATATGCCCAGAGAATGCGTGGATTGCTCAACTCTGCTGCTAGTCGCTCATAAGTTTGATGGCGCACTGCGGCAGAGATATCATCCTGCTGGGTTGGTCCACAAGTTGGATGCACTAGGACCACAGCGTTACTACCCACATTGGGGGCTTGAAGAGCACGTGTAAGCAGTTCATAGTGGGCTCTATGGATCGGGTTACGGCACTGGAACGCGACCACATCCGTGCTGGCGGGAAGCATGGCACGAGTCTGAGCTGGGGTTAAGCATGGAAAGATCCGGCGCGGAAGCTCAAGACCTTCTATGGCTCCGCCTATGTAAAAGCGACCACGCTCCATGGCAATCATACGCACAGCTGGGTGCTCAAGAGCAGTTGTTTTGTAGCAACTCTTGGCCTCTATGACTTTGTCAGGTTCCCAGAAATCTTCAACGTGGAGGATTGCCAAATCTTGACCACGATATGTTAAAAGCAATCTATCACCAATAACAATATCTTCGCGATTGGTATCCATCACAATCGGTAAGCCGAATAGGCGTCCCGAGGCAGTACGGTAGCTGCTGACCACAGTCTCATAGTCGGCTTTGCACATGAAGCCGCGCTCAGGAGAGAATCCTCCAACTATTAGGAGTTCAACATCACAGGCATTGCGGTCGGAGCACTCAATCGTTTTGCTGGCGGAAGAGCGCAGCTGCTGCTGCTGTTCAGCAGGTGCCATTAAGTCTACTAGAGCACCACCATAAGCTTCTATCATGCCAGTGTGCTGGGTAGAAACATTTCGGTCGGCAATCATGACTACGGCCAAAGAGCTGAACTTCTTGAAAATTCTCCTAAGAGTTGTGATGTCTCTTAGGAGAGTAACTATAACTTCTGCTATCGCAAAAGTGCACAGGGTACTTCAATCTGTGAGAGCAGAGAGCTACTTGTTAACCTTGCTCGAGGCGTCCGTACAAATCACCAATAATTTTCACGTCGACTGGTTCACGTCCACCCATATCTGAGTCAGATGGTTGGACAGCTGTAAAAACGCCGGCAAACTCGCCAGTCTCTGGGTCGACCCGCGTAATTGACAAGTTCATCAAGCCAGTACCATCGATGTAGCGCTTCACGTTTTCGGTAGCTAACTCTGCATCATCACCACCTAAAGCAATGAGACCCTGTGCATAGTCAACTCCAGTCGTGAGTGCACGACCTTTGGGATCGATGAAATTACTTGTGCGATAGCTAGGTGTCCTATAAGTGCCTTCAAAATCGGTACTGGTGGTAATAGAGTCACCAGTGGCTGTAGCCCTAAGGTTCTTGCTCGAGAAAGTGAAAGGATATTCTTCGGCTCCAGGTGTTAGAACTGTGATTGGCTGGAAGTCAATACCTCCCTCTTCAGCAAAGCTAAGACCATCATCATTCACTGTCAAAGATCCGTAGACCTGGTCTAAGCTAGATGTATAACGAGTCAGGATTTTACCCTCAACAAATTTGGCTTCTTGTCGTTTGCTTGCTGGCTCGCCTTTAATATAGACTTGTTCAGGATGAAGACACATCTCACGCAACTGATAACTGCCACCAGCAACAAGTTCGATTGAGCCTCGGGCAGACTCTGGTAAGGTTGGGCAATCATTTGCCTGACCAGTGTTCCGGATGTCGTCATACGTGATGCTGGAACGGTCAATCGCCTGCACCTCGGTACTGCAGACGGTAATTGCAATGAGGCAGAACGCCAGCATTGAGGAGAGCAGGAGACGAATGCGCATGTAAGAAACGCCGCAGAACGGATCGGCGGGATGATCCCGACTCATATTGATCTTACAGGTCACAAACGCATGTAGCGGCTAGACCTTTTGCACCTCTTCAAAATTGTGCAAGTTCTGGCATCAGGCTGTAAAGCCCCATTTGTGAGACAACAGCTAAGATGCCTGCTCGGTGATTTGCGCGCTCTCGCCAACGTCTGCAAGCAAGGAACCGCTGTGCTATTATAGATACAGTGACTGGCTTATGAATCTCCAGATTTTAGTCTTACGCTCGCTTATTCAATTTGCTGGGTAAGATCTAGCAGATACGACTGTTTGAAGGGCAAAAAGCCGGTCGAGGAGCTGGTGTGCCAGCACAAGTTTATCTACAACTGGAATAGTCTCAATTTGGCCTGACGGGCCGAGCAACCAGCCACCATTGCTATCTTCTTCAAGGCCCTGCCCTGGTCGATCTACTGGATTGACCATAAGCAGGTCACAACCTTTCTCTACTCTTTTCTCAACTCCCTGCTCAATCATCTCTGTATCCGATCCTGTGAGGGCAGCGAAACCGAGTACTACCTGCCCATTACACCGCCGGGCCATAACTGCAGCAAGTAGATCTGGGACTGGCTCCCAAAATACATCACCCCCTATCCTCATCCTCTCAAGTAATTTTTGCTTAGACAGTTTAGAGTTAGTAGGACCGCTTGCTGGGCGTAGATCTGCTACAGCGGCGGCAAGTGCGAGAGCATTAGCCGCGGGCTGAAGTGTCTGTAAAGCTACCCCCATTGCCACTGCTGTCTCGACTGCGTGTAGTGTAAGACCCTCAAGCCAGGCAGCGGGAACTCTTAAAGGACCGTGAATAAGATCTACCGAGGCTCCGCGGAAACGTGCTACCTGGGCAAGCAACACACCCATACGCCCACTACTGCGGTTCCTGATCACACGAACTGGATCTAGGGACTCGCTTGTCGGTCCAGCTGTTACAAGCAAATGGTGCCCAGACCAGTCTTTCTTCAGGCTATCTTTGCCATTCCACTGATGTAGAGCACTAGCAACAGCTAGTAGCAATAGTTCAGGGTGCACCATACGTCCATCACCTATGCGATCACACGCAAGCAGGCCTAAACCAGGTGGTATACCCAATACATGGGGTTCTTTGAGCAGAGTGCTCCAGTTGCTACGAACGGTCAAATTCTCCCACATGCTAGTGTTCATAGCAGGTGCAGCCACTATCGGTCGGTCGCAGGCAAGCAGGGTACTAGCGAGCAGTCCATCAGCTAGTCCATGGCACCATCTGGCTAGACTGCTAGCGCTTAAGGGCGCAACCAATACAAGCTCAGCCCACTCCGATAGTGCTATGTGTAGTGGGCGAGGTTCACTAGGCAGCCACTGGTCATCGTCCTGGTAACAGCGGTGTCTACTAAGGCTGGCTAGAGCTAATGGGCTCACCAGGCGGGCGGCGCTATGTGTTACGAGACAGCGCACCTCTGCGCCAGCCTGAACAAGATCACTAACTAGAAGAGGTGCTTTAACTGCTGCAATACTACCGCAAATACCAACGAGAATGCGCCGTCTGCTTAACGTAGGAATTGTCTCAGTCCTCATCGAAGGCCTCCTGATCAATGAGATGGAGATAGGGAATAGTTAACTCGGGACGGTGAATCGCCAACGCACGCAACAGGTGCCAGTCATCCAAGCCTGCAAATGGCGTTAGGTAGTCATCCTCCTCCAATCTCTTAGCCAATAGAGCAATGGAAGTTTCGTCAAAGGAAGCCAACCTCTCAGGGGTGATAATACCAACATTGTCCTGTGTCTTAAATTCTGCAAAATCCATGGCACCAATAGTGTCAACCTTTATTCCAATTGTGCAACGGAGGCTTAAGTTGCGCTGATCGGGGAATTAGCTCAGCCGGTAGAGCGCTGCGATCGCACCGCAGAGGTCAGGGGTTCGATTCCCCTATTCTCCACTAGTCTAAGTTTGATAAATTCACGGAATCGCTGCAGTTTCCTCGTAGAGCCTGAATAGGCAGCGCCTCAAAGGCTCTTGCTCTTGAGATCAATGACCTCTACTTGGCTGAAAGTGACTAGATGAAGAAGCGGTTATTATTTTTGACCTCTCAACAAAGCTGGGAGAGGCTATTAAGAAGCAGAATGGAAAAACTTAACTTTGCACAGGATATGCTATCAAGTGTTAAGGAGATGAAGAGTCTTGACCCACCAGGTACAAAAATGTTAAGTTAATTATGATACCAAGATCACTAGTGATAGACACAATGACCCCAAGGCCTAAGCTGGCGGTCGTGCAGGAACACTAGCTCTTAACTGAACGTGAACTCGAAGTGCTTGCTGACCTGCTCAGGTTTAGTGCTCGACTCTCCTGCACTCATTGCATAAGCAATCAACCCTGTGACGATCAGTACGTGTTCATTGTCAGACGGTTCCACTATAGTGCATCTCCCACTCTGGTTGTGCGCTTGTCAGCCCTGATTGGATTAGGAGTGCTTATTGTCTTGAGTATAAGGGTACGTCCAGCTTCCCTGCTAACATATGTGCTGATCACACTATCGACTGGATTCAGAGGGCGTCGTTAACTGCTGATCCCACTTTCAACGGCATGCGGTAGAAGGGAAAGCTGTATAGTTTGCATACTTTACAATGTCTCAATCCAAGCGTGAGCAAGTAGTTAGCCACCTGCGTTACATTCGCCAGGAACTGCGTGAGATGCATCAAGGTGTGATGGAGGATGGTCTGCTTCCTGAGGCAGGTGAAGTGCGTGGTGTAATGGCTCAGATGGAAGCGCTGCTGGACCTTCTCGAGGGTAAATCAGGCCGCAAGGCTAAAGTGGAAACTGACGGAGACTGAGTTGAATGGTTTCTTGAGGCAATCTATTCAAGGCCTGAAGAGTTCTATTCATACTAAGTGTCCATCTCCACTATCTAGATCTGGGCATAATTGCTCAGATTTATGCTGGCATTTTCACGTGCTTTAAGTCCTAGTTTTATCTTAAGGAGGTAAGTCACCAAGATAGTAGTATAGGCAAAGCATAAGCTAAGGTCTTTTCAGAGCTGCATAATAGTGGCTGGGAAAGTCTAGATGCTGACCCTACCCTACCCCGCCATGTCGTACATTCAGCCCACTCGCCTCGAGATATCGCTTGGTCGTCTGTCTGAACGTTTAGAGCGTTGGGCAATAAACCCATGGCGGCGCGTATCTCTCCTCCTGATCGCTTTGCTCTTTGCTTTTCTATTGGGTAGTTCAATTGCAGCAGTCAGTGGTGTCCTAGCCTTAATGGACCCAATTGCAGCGCTTTTAACCATCTCTATTTGGGAAGTTATGGTACGGATACGACGTTCTTGGCCTCGCTCAACTCCCATAACTATCCCTCGCCAACTACTCGACATGGTACGCATTGGTTTGCTATATGGCCTCTTGCTAGAGGGCTTTAAGCAATTTTGAATCATCTTACTAGTCTTTATCCGCAACTTGCAGAACATACTCAGACTAGACTATATAAACTTAAGAGCTGCTGTTTATATGAAGTCAACAAAAGCCTGTTAGTCATTGTAGGATTAACAGTTAGCTAGCCTAAACCAGTGTAGATGAGTCTATGGCTGCCATCAGATAAAGCAAGGCCATGCGAATTAGTACGCCGTTTCGCACCTGCTCTCTGACCAGGCAAATGGAGAAGTCTTCCAGTAACTCCCCAGTCATTTCTACCCCGCGGTTCACTGGTCCGGGGTGAAGCACAGGTATGCTGCCATTGCGGCAAAAGCGCAGCCGTTCGTGACTAAGACCATAATCCCGGCAGTAACGCTCGGCAGTACTAAAGCAATGCCGCGCCATGCGTTCATGTTGCAGACGTAGCGTCATCACAGCATCGACTTCAGGAAGACAGGTATCTAGGTTGCGGCAGATATATACATGACCGCGTTTGGGGATAGGATCATATGGTTGGCCTGGAGGTGGTGCCTCCACAAAATCAGTGAAAGCATCTGGCAGGAGACTTGGTGGTCCGCATAACACAACGTCAGCACCACATGCAGTGAGTGCCCAGAGATTGGAGCGTGCTACTCTAGAATGGAGTATATCTCCAACAATCAGGATACGGCGTCCGCGTAAAACCTCAGGTGACGGACATCTTGGATTGAAGTAATGAGCGAGTGTATAGAGATCTAATAGCCCTTGACTGGGGTGACTGTGAAAACCATCACCAGCATTGAGTACAGCCGCAGGTTTACCTACTCGTTCTAATGACTCGGCAAGCTGCTGTGGTACACCAGGAGATTGATGCCGAACTACAAATACATCAGTACCCATAGCTGCATAAGTGTAGGCCGTATCTAAGATTGTTTCTCCTTTGCTGAGAGAGCTATTACTAGCAGTGAAACTCTGTACTCCTGCTGAGAGGCGCCGTGCTGCTAGCTCAAAGCTACTTCTTGTGCGGGTGCTGGCTTCAAAGAAGAGTGTGGTTACCAAACGTCCCTGCAGGGCGGGCAGCCTACGGGCTCCGCTAATAGGGAGTGCACGGAAACGGTGTGCTAATTCTAGGACAGAAGCGTAATCTTCCCTAGAAAAAGTTGCTAAATCAAAAACATGTCGATGTGACCAGCCACTCATAAAGACGTAGTAGTTACCGGTGCCCAGGCCACAAAGCTTTTAGGCATACTGTCTCCTCGAGCACGGCGACTGACACTGCGACTAGATTGCAGATACCAGCGCCACGGCAGATCCTGACCACGGCTTATGCCAATACGAGTTGTTGTCACGAGCATAGGGTTACGAGACGTAATCGGCTGGTATGCTAGCCATAAATTATTTTCCCCCATAACAGACTTACCATCATAAGAACGATCGACACAAAACCTACGAGCGAGGAGACCTGGGCCAGACGCAACTCGCTCTGGTTCTCCAGGAAGAGCTACAGATCGCAGCAGCACGCCACTTGCTTGACCAATCTGGCCAGTTACAATATTAATGCAGTGGTGGATGCCATAACTCACATAGACATAGAAATAACCAGGCGGGCCAAACAAAGTGGCGTTTCGCGTTGAGCGTCGCCTGTAGCCATGGCAAGCCGGCTCAGATTGCGAGTAAGCCTCTGTCTCTACAATGACGCCCCAGAGAAGGTGATTGCTTGGCAACCGCTTAACAAGCAAACAACCTATGAGTTCTGGTGCCACTACTTCTGCTGGGCGACAAAAGAAGCCTGGAAAGAAACTCTGCGTTGGCATGGTTGTTTAGTCAGATTGACAGCACCTTGTTGCCAGGATCAGTTGGTTTACGAACAACCAGTCTGCCTAGCTTACCTGTGTTAGGTATCTTAGTCCGTTGCTGTGCCATGGTTTTTATTTCTCCTACACCAGTACATCTCGAGGAAAGGCGAAACCTAACGTTCCTTGTGCTTACTGGATTGTTCTTAGGAACACTCAGTATGCTGAATGTTCTTGGTCTAACACGCTTCCTGAAGCTAGGAGAAATCTTCAGCTGGCCAATTGTGGTAGCTGTGGGTGCTCTTCCCTACCCAGTCACTTTTCTTTGTACTGACCTTATTAGCGAACTATGGGGCGAGAGACGAGCCTCCCAGGTTGTTTGGGTTGGCCTTTTACTTAATGGCTGGATAACTCTCATTCTATGGCTAGGAGGTATCTTGCCAGCTATGCCTGGACGGTCAAGTCAGACTTTTTATGAGATTCAGCAGCTAGCATTTGGCTCGGTAGGCGCGTCAATGGCAGCATATCTCACTGCCCAGTTCATCGACGTCAGACTATTCCATTTCTGGAAACGTCTCACTAAGGGCAAAGCCTTGTGGTTACGTAACAATGGCTCAACTCTCATTAGTCAACTTATCGACACTACTGCAGTTGTACTGATCAGTCACTTCGCTACCCATGTACTGCCGATATATGCTGAAAAACCCGTGCTTACGCAGCTACTGTCCTTCATCGCTGGTGGCTATTTATTTAAAGTCCTGGCTGCTCTGGTAGATACTTTGCCTTTCTACATTTTAACAGCTTGGCTGCGACACTGGCTACAAATACCCGTAGAAGGCACTGAGGCCAGTTAATGGCCTAGTAATTAATGTCAGCGAACCACAACAACGGAATATACCAGCTCGTGGCAGAATGGGGAAAACGAAATGTTGTGAATGGATGCTGCTCTTACAGGTTTCAACCTTGGCACAGTGTTGCTATTCAGCTCAAGCTTATTTGTGCTAGCCACTCTTCATTTTGGCACCCGTGGTGGCTATTACGACACTGACCACTACAATGGAAATGGTACTGCGCACTAAGCTTGATCCTTAAAAAACATCGTAGAAGTGTCTGTGGTAGCTGAACTAGATCTAGCAGAAGCTGAGAGTGTCAAAGAGATACAACTCGCGTTTCGCAGCTGGCCCGAGGTAGAAAATTACCTAACTCGCTCTAAAGGTATCATACTGCCCATCGGCTCAACTGAGCAACACGGACCTACTGGTGCAATAGGCACAGATGCCCTTACGGCAGAAACGGTTGCTTTGGAGGTTGGACGGCGTACAGGAGTTCTGGTAACTCCTGTACAGTGCTTTGGTATGGCTGAGCACCATCTTGGGTTTGCAGGCACGATGAGCTTACAGCCTGCTACCCTAATGTTGGTTTTGCACGACTTAGTAATTTCTCTAGCTAGCCATGGCTTTGAACGCATCTACGTGGTTAATGGCCATGGCGGCAATATTGCCACAGCTAAAGCTGCCTTTGCACAAGCCTATGGTACAGCACGTACTCGTAAGCTCACTGTGGCCCCGCAGCTACGATGTAAGTTGAGCAACTGGTTCATGGTGACTCCAGTGATGCGTCGGACTTGGGAGCTCTACGGCAATCGTGAAGGCAGCCATGCCACTCCTAGTGAAATTGCCATGACATTGCACATCGAGCCTAGCCTACTCAAACTACAGCGTTCCTTACCAGAACCATCTCCAGCAGGACCAATTCACGGCCCTGAAGACTTCCGTGCTCGCTATCCAGATGGACGCATGGGTTCTCATCCCTCGCTAGCCCGGCCAGAGCATGGTGCAGAGTTAATTGGTACTGCTGCTACTGCTCTGAGTGAGGATCTACGCAAATTTCTTACTGCCCCATAGACCTGATGATCAGTAACGACGATGTCCGCAAGGTAGCACAACTAGCTAACCTGGACCTACCAGAGAATCAGATTACTACTTACACAACACAGCTAGAACGTATTCTTGACTATGTAGACCAACTCCAGCGTATAGACACTCAAGGCGTACCGCCTACAACTAGGGCAGTCGAAGTAA
Coding sequences within:
- a CDS encoding bifunctional phosphopantothenoylcysteine decarboxylase/phosphopantothenate--cysteine ligase CoaBC; this translates as MRTETIPTLSRRRILVGICGSIAAVKAPLLVSDLVQAGAEVRCLVTHSAARLVSPLALASLSRHRCYQDDDQWLPSEPRPLHIALSEWAELVLVAPLSASSLARWCHGLADGLLASTLLACDRPIVAAPAMNTSMWENLTVRSNWSTLLKEPHVLGIPPGLGLLACDRIGDGRMVHPELLLLAVASALHQWNGKDSLKKDWSGHHLLVTAGPTSESLDPVRVIRNRSSGRMGVLLAQVARFRGASVDLIHGPLRVPAAWLEGLTLHAVETAVAMGVALQTLQPAANALALAAAVADLRPASGPTNSKLSKQKLLERMRIGGDVFWEPVPDLLAAVMARRCNGQVVLGFAALTGSDTEMIEQGVEKRVEKGCDLLMVNPVDRPGQGLEEDSNGGWLLGPSGQIETIPVVDKLVLAHQLLDRLFALQTVVSARSYPAN
- a CDS encoding putative protein family PM-1, whose product is MSQSKREQVVSHLRYIRQELREMHQGVMEDGLLPEAGEVRGVMAQMEALLDLLEGKSGRKAKVETDGD
- a CDS encoding aspartate carbamoyltransferase catalytic subunit codes for the protein MSGWSHRHVFDLATFSREDYASVLELAHRFRALPISGARRLPALQGRLVTTLFFEASTRTRSSFELAARRLSAGVQSFTASNSSLSKGETILDTAYTYAAMGTDVFVVRHQSPGVPQQLAESLERVGKPAAVLNAGDGFHSHPSQGLLDLYTLAHYFNPRCPSPEVLRGRRILIVGDILHSRVARSNLWALTACGADVVLCGPPSLLPDAFTDFVEAPPPGQPYDPIPKRGHVYICRNLDTCLPEVDAVMTLRLQHERMARHCFSTAERYCRDYGLSHERLRFCRNGSIPVLHPGPVNRGVEMTGELLEDFSICLVREQVRNGVLIRMALLYLMAAIDSSTLV
- a CDS encoding 3-methyladenine DNA glycosylase, coding for MPTQSFFPGFFCRPAEVVAPELIGCLLVKRLPSNHLLWGVIVETEAYSQSEPACHGYRRRSTRNATLFGPPGYFYVYVSYGIHHCINIVTGQIGQASGVLLRSVALPGEPERVASGPGLLARRFCVDRSYDGKSVMGENNLWLAYQPITSRNPMLVTTTRIGISRGQDLPWRWYLQSSRSVSRRARGDSMPKSFVAWAPVTTTSL
- a CDS encoding transporter, coding for MVFISPTPVHLEERRNLTFLVLTGLFLGTLSMLNVLGLTRFLKLGEIFSWPIVVAVGALPYPVTFLCTDLISELWGERRASQVVWVGLLLNGWITLILWLGGILPAMPGRSSQTFYEIQQLAFGSVGASMAAYLTAQFIDVRLFHFWKRLTKGKALWLRNNGSTLISQLIDTTAVVLISHFATHVLPIYAEKPVLTQLLSFIAGGYLFKVLAALVDTLPFYILTAWLRHWLQIPVEGTEAS
- a CDS encoding creatininase; the encoded protein is MVAELDLAEAESVKEIQLAFRSWPEVENYLTRSKGIILPIGSTEQHGPTGAIGTDALTAETVALEVGRRTGVLVTPVQCFGMAEHHLGFAGTMSLQPATLMLVLHDLVISLASHGFERIYVVNGHGGNIATAKAAFAQAYGTARTRKLTVAPQLRCKLSNWFMVTPVMRRTWELYGNREGSHATPSEIAMTLHIEPSLLKLQRSLPEPSPAGPIHGPEDFRARYPDGRMGSHPSLARPEHGAELIGTAATALSEDLRKFLTAP
- a CDS encoding Asp-tRNA(Asn)/Glu-tRNA(Gln) amidotransferase subunit GatC, with protein sequence MISNDDVRKVAQLANLDLPENQITTYTTQLERILDYVDQLQRIDTQGVPPTTRAVEVTNITRDDSIVSTTSREELLNQAPQREGDFYRVPRIIIGY